GTTGATGAGCACTTGTTCGACTCTCCTGCGATCGCTGTAGAGCACAGCCTCACCTGCCGCCGGAGCCACCCGCAATGCAAGACCGCGTTCCTCGGCGAGCGGACGCACGATCCCTGCGACCGAATCGAGGACCTCGTTAGCGTCGAACTCCTCGGCAACTAAAACGATGCGGCCCGCCTCGAACTTCGACAGATCGAGGATGTCGTTGATCAGGGCAAGCAGGTGTTTGCTTTCGCTGTTGATGATGCCGACCTGCGTGCGCTGTTCGGGAGTGAGTGTTCCGGCCAGGCCCATGGAAAGGATCCCTGAAAAGCCGATGATCGAGTTGAGGGGCGTGCGCAACTCGTGGCTCACCGTCGCAAGCAGCTGCGTCTTGGCAGCGCTCTGTTCTTCGAGGACGTCGACCGCCCGCTCAAGCGCATGGTTGCTCGCGCGCAACCGCCGCTCCGCCACAAGCGCCATCCCGCCAAGCGCCACCGTCATTCCGGTGGCAAGCAGGCCGAGCAGCCCGATCTGAATCCACGAACGCCTGATGAGCTCCGATGCGCTCACCGCGAATGGACCGTATGGCATCGTCACGCTCAGCGCGCCCCTAATCGACCCGACGGCCCCTGCCCACTCGTCATGGCAGTTGACACACGCCGCCTCCACCGCAAGGGGCCTCGCAAAACGCAACACCTCAGCGCCGTCGCGCTCGGTGAGGAGATGGCGCTCGTCGTCAGTGGAAGCGGCACTCTCGATCGCCTCGCGCTCCCACCTGTCGGCTGCATTGTCCGGATTGAGCGGCTCCAGGCCGACGACCCGCGCCGAGATGCCCGTCTGTCGCACGAGCCACTCATCGGTCAGGCGCACGAAGTAAGCGGGGTTGACACGCACGAGCACCGTGCCGTCAGGCAGCTCTAGTGTCCGCTCGTCCTCGGGCAGATACGGGTTGGGCGTCACGTCTGCGCTCTGTAGTACGTAGACGCCAGCGTGTTCGCTCACCCATCTTCGCGTCACGACTATCTTGTCCACGTACGACGAGGCGACCGAAAGTGCGAGATGACGCTGCTGGACGCGGATCGTGTCGGCAGACTGCACTCCCGCGAAGGCCACGGTCACGATGAGTATGGCGAGCGTGGCGACCAACACCTTACCGGTGATGGTGGAAAAGACTCCGCCCATCAGCGCGGAAGGTGCCGTCGGACCTCGGCTACAAGACCATCGTTGGAAAACGGTTTGGTGATGTAGCCGGCCGCGCCTGCCTTCTCGGCGGTTTCACGATCGTGCGCGCCGCCAAGGGCGGTGACAAAGACCACGGGAATCGCGGCGGTAGATGCGTTCTCGCGCAACGCCTCACACAGCTGCCATCCATTGACTCCCGGCATCATTATGTCGAGGAGGACAACATCTGGCTGGATGCGTGCGATTGTCTTCATGCCCTCGAAGACGCTCGGCGCTGTCTCAACGATGAAACCCGCGGTCTCCAAAACCATCTCCATGAGACCGGCCATCTCAAGATCATCGTCTATGGCAAGCACCACGGCCCGCCGCATCCGCGCTCCTCCCCGTATGGCCCGTACTCATTTCATAGTATCGGTTTGCGGCACAGATCGGGTGAGTCTCACAAGATCCATTAGTCGGAAGACTCGTGGCCGTTCACGTCAGAAACCCAGTCAGCACCGCTGCGATAATGATCGCTGGAAGCATGTTGCCAACAGGCAGGCGCTTGATGCGCGCGAGATCGAGACCTATCGCAAAGATGAGTGCGCCTCCGGTAGCCTGGATCGCGTTGATGACCGCCTCGGTGACGAAAGGCTCGATCGCGTGCGCGCCCAGCGCGACGCTCCCCTGGATGACAAGGATCGGGATCGCTGAAAGTGCGACACCTACTCCGAGCGTGGTCGCGAGCGCGATCGCCGCGATCCCATCGAGCAGGGCCTTGAGGTACAGCAACGACGGGTCGCCGAGGCCGTCTTTGATCGAGCCCAGAATCGTCATTGCTCCCACGCAAAACAGCAACGACGCGGTCACGAACCCTTCGACAAGCGTGTGCGCCTTCTCTCCGGGCTGCTCGGCCCGACCGGGCGCGAGGAACGGCACACGATGCGCGATCCTTTGGAGGAAGTGGCCGAAGTGCTCGAGTCTGTGCTCGATACGCAACGCTTCGCCGAGCAATGCGCCAACGACAAGCGAGCCCACTAGGACGAGGGCCGCGTATGGTCCCATTCCGTTTGTGCCAAGATCGGCAAGCCCTCCGATAGCCATGCTCGCGCCGATCACGATCGTCGCCAGCCCTATCCCGGAAAACGCGATAGCGCGAAACCTCTCGGTGATGACTCCACCAAACATAAGACCTATAGCCGAACCCACAAGAACCGCAAGCACGTTGACCAGAACACCGGAACCGAGCACGTTCACTCCTCGCTCTCTTCGGTCAGCCATAACTCCTTGAGCTCGGCGGTTATGGCGTTGCCGCCAGCGGGGATGCCCGCGCCTGAAGCAGGGTACCGCTTTGGACCAATTCGCGCACGTCCTCGGCCGCCGGCGTCGAAAACCACGTCACGTGCGCGGATCCGCACGCGGCCTCCACCGTGCGTGCGTGCCCGTGCGACAAGCGCATTGTCGGAGGTCACGACCGTGACCGTCTCACGCGCTGCGGCCCCCTGTATGATTCGCACAATCTCATCATCAGCTGAGCCTCGTCGCGCGAACACGACTTCTACCGGCTCCATGTTCGGTGCCGCAGGCGCCCCGGTTGCTCGCTCGGCGTCAAAAACGACCACGATCCGGCCCCGCCCGAGAAGCTCCGCTCCGCGCGCCCTAAGTCGCGCGATGAGCGCGTCGCGTTGTCGATCGAGCGGGAGGTCCCGGGTGGCGGGATCGGATCTTGTGACGTTGTAGCCATCGATCACGTAGAGCATGGCGCGTCCTCACCGCATATATCCACCAAATACATTGTACATGCGGTTTGCGACACCCAGGCCCCACCTCCCAGGCCCCACATCCCTCTCGCAAGAATTGGGGACGTACTAACTGCAGGCACAAGACGACCGTGCACGCTAACGAGTGAAACCGGGGTAGCTGCTCGTGCCACATGTGATACGTGCGATCCTGACCACAGCGCTCTTCGCCACGCTACTAGGGTGCGCCGGCCCGGCGGAGCCGCCGACCATCGTCGACCCCAGCACCCCATCGGCCCCAGAAGGGCCATCCACCCCTCCGGAGAGCTCTCGTCTTGAGGACTTGAAAATCGACTTCGTTCTCGTCGCTGACGGATTCGACCAGCCGCTCTACGTCACGGGAGCGGGCGACGGATCCGGAAGATTGTTCGTGGCCGAGAAGACCGGCGCGCTTTGGACGGTGCGCGACGGCGAAATCGACGACACGCCCTTCCTCGATCTGCGCGGCCGGGTGAGCACCGAGTCGGAGCTCGGGCTTCTCGGCGTAGCGTTCACGCCCGATTTCGCGGCGAGCGGAGTGGTGTATGTGAGCTACACCGACCTCAGCCATGCAAGCGTTCTCTCGCGCTTCGACTCTGATGGCGTCACAGCCGACCCAAACAGCGAGCGCGTTTTGCTGCGCGTCGAGCAACCCTACGCTAACCACAACGGTGGAGGGATAGCGTTCGGACCCGACGGGATGCTCTACCTCGGGCTCGGCGATGGCGGCTCAGCAGGGGACCCGCTGCGCGCCGGCCAGGATCTCTCGACACCGCTCGGCAAGATGCTGCGGATCGATGTCGGCGCGACAGGTGCGTGGAGCACACAGGCTGGCGTCCCGGCGGACAACCCCTTCGTCGATGTCGCCGGTGCCGATCCGCTCATCTGGTCGTACGGACTTAGAAACCCGTGGCGCTTCAGCTTCGACCGTGAAACCGGCGACCTGTGGATCGGGGATGTGGGCCAAAACGCGTTAGAAGAGGTGAACTTCCAGCCCGCGGCGAGCCAAGGAGGCGAGAACTGGGGATGGAGCCTCTTCGAGGGCACCGACCCCTTTCCGCCAGACCGCGATGTCACCGAGAACCGGGACGCCTTCGCGTGGCCGCTCGTTGAGTACCGCCACCCTACCGGCAAATCCGTGACCGGCGGCTATGTCTACCGGGGCGACGCTTTTCCGCTCATGCGCGGCGTCTACCTGTACGGAGACTTCGTGACCGGACGCGTGTGGGGGGTCGCACGCGGCCCCGATGGTCCTGAAACCAGAGAGCTCGCCACAACCGAGATGGCCATCTCGTCGTTCGGTGAGGATGACGAAGGGGAGCTCTACGTGGTCGATTTCCAGGGAGGGTTATATCGGGTCGAGGCGCGATAGCGACCTGCGGCCTGCGACCTGCGCCCTACAGACTACCCGCCCGCAGGTGCGCCAAAGAGCCGATCGCACTCGGCGACGTACGCCTGAAGGGGCGGGGGAAGCGCTTCGACCGGACCCGCGGGCGGCATCGGCCCAGAGTGGTATGTGTCCCAAAACAGCACGTGGTCACGAGCTCCTTGGAGGCGGCCGCTCTTCGTGTCCGCCATGAGCGCCGCGAACGCCTTGCCCGTATAGGTGGTCTCGAGTTTCACTCCGGCCGCGCCAGCGAGCTTGACCGCTTCGATGCTCTCGGAGGTCGGCACACCGTAGCCGGGATCGAAAAACTCGTGGCGCAGCTCTAGGCGCAAGTCTGCGAAGGTGAGTTCGGGAAAGGCCGAGTCGAGCGAGCGCATCAACATGATCGTCTCGGCAGCGAGCTTCTCGGCGAACGGCTCGTTGGCGACCTCGCCGGGCGTGACACGGATCGCGAGTACCTGTGGCGCCATACGCGCACCGGCGCGCTCGAGCGCGGCAAACCCAATCGCGAGCCCCACCGCCGTGCCGAGCGTCCCGCCGGCGACGTAGACGACATCTGGCGCGACGAAGTCTCCGAGCGCGAACGCAATCGCGCCCAAGTCGAGCTCCCTGACCTGCGCGGCAACCTCGAACGCCGCGTTCACGTAACCAATCGTGCCGAGCGAGTTGGTACCGCCCATCGGGATGACGTAGGGCTCAACACCGTCTCGCCGGGCGAGCCCCCGCCGGGCGAGCACCGCTTCGCGGCGACCGTCCCATCCGTCGATGGGGTGGATCACCGTGCCGAGCGCCGCATGGGCACGCAACGTCGCTGCGGCGAACGGTCCCGGGGCCTGCGGCGAAAGCACAACGTGCGGCTCGAGTCCGAGCGCGCGGGCGTGCACCGCGGTGGCGAGCGCGTGGTTCGAACCGTACGCGCCAAACGTGAGTACCGCCGCGCGGCCCTGCGCCTTCGCTTGGCCGAGAAGGAACTCGAGCTTGCGAACCTTGTTCCCGCCGTAGATCGCATTGGTGAGGTCGTCGCGCTTGACCCAAAGGCCGTGGACGGGCCAGATCTCCTCGGCGTCCTCATCGAGCGGGAGGATGTCCGCGCCGTTGGCAACCGGCGTGGGCAGATCGCAAAGCTCGACGCGAGGCAATGCGGCGATACCCGGGAAGCGCTCGAACAACGGCAGCTTCATCGGTTCAAGCCTCCCCGACCGTCAGACAGGATTCCTGCTACCGCAAATGGTAGCAGGGCGCACCCGGATGGTCGCGCGCTAGCGCCCAGTGCTGCGCTACTCGTAGGCGATCGCGTCGCGCACGCTTACCTGGGCCGCTCGAAACGCCGGCAGGAGGCTTGCTGCCACCGCGATAACCGTGACCGCCACCAGCCACACAACCACACCCTCCCACGAGTACTCGAAGGTGAGCGGCAGCGCCATCGCCCTCTCAAGCATCGTGAGCAGCGCCAGGCTCATCGGATACGAGGCCAGCGCGCCGAGGAACCACGCGATGAGCGCAATGACGACCCCCTCTGTCACGAATATCTGGTAGATCGAGCGGTGCGACGCCCCGATGGCACGCATGACGCCGATCTCGCGGGTCGACTCGAGCACGTTGATGGTCATGGTGCCCGTGAGTCCGATTACGCCAACGAGTGCGAGGATCGCCCCCATGATCGCGAGGAACGTCACGAGTATGCCGAGTTGGCTTGCGACCTGGTCGCGCTGCTCCGTCGCGGTCTGTGAGAACGCCACCGGGACTCCTCGCTCTTCGAGCTGTCGCTCAACGAGGCGCGCTACGCGAGTCTGTTCGGCCTCGTGCGCCGACGTGGTGCGCACCTGCAACCTCATGATCGCACCGTGCGCACCAGTGATGGCTTCAAGGTGTTCCAGCGGCGTGAACGCGACCGGGCCCATGAGCCCCGCGCTCACGACGCCCACGACCTCGAAGACACGATCGTCACCAATCACGTTGAACGTGGCGCGTGACCCTGAAGTGAGCCCGGGTTCGCTCTTAACAACGTCAGCGTTGAGTACGATCGCGTTACTGTCGTCTGCGGTAAGCCACCGCCCTTCGGTGAGGCGCGGCACGATGAAGTCTGAGCCGGGACGCACCCCGATGATGTCGATCGGTTCTGATTCTGTGCCGTCGGGACGGGCGAAGACGGCACGATACTCCGGCATCCCTGAAACCGCGACCACGCCTTCTACGCGCGACGCGACACGCGTGACCGTCTCGGCGCTCTGCGGGCGCGCGAACCACAACTGGGCGTCGTAGTCCCACATGTCGATCTCGTCCACGGTAGCAAGGATCGAGCTCTGCACGCTCGTCACCGACATGATCACCGAGGATGCAAGCGAGAGCGTGATGAGCGTCAATGTGAGACGTCCCTTGCGTAGAAACGTGTTGCGCAGCGACAGTGCGACCGGTCGCGGCAGCCCGCGAACGAGACCCAGCGCGCGATCGAGCAACCCGTGCCCAAACGACGTGCCGCTCATCCCCGTCGCGTTGAGCGCCCGAACCACGCTCGTACGTGTCCCGAGACGCACCGGGACCACTGCCGCGAGCAGGGGCACGGCCAACCCCACCAGCACGCCTAGCAGCACCACGTACGGCGGCGGCGCGAACGAGGTGATGCGGAAGTTCAGCAAGTCAGCGGCGTACCCCGTGAACCACCAACCAGCGAGCGCGCCGGCGGGCAGCCCCACGGCGACCGCGCCTGACCCGTAGACCGCGACCATCGCGAGGTACATCCACGTGACCTGGCCGGCTCGCCCGCCCACAGCCTTCATGATGCCCACTTGTCTCACCTGTTGCGCCATGATCGCTTGCACCGTTGTCACGACAAGAAAGCCCGAGAGCGCAAGCGAGAGCAGTCCGAGCGCGAGCAGCAGCAGCGAAACCGCCTTGAAGATGTCTCCGAGAAAGTGACTGCCCGGCTCGGGCACGCTGGTCTGCACGACCTGCACGCCGCGCGGGAGCAGCACGTCGTCGCGGATGGCCGTTGCGAGTCGGCTCGCTTCGGCCCTGTCGGGTGTGCCCGCAGCGACAACCTTAAGCTCGTTGTAGCTGCGTGGCTCGTCGAGCAGGCGCAGGGTATCCATCGAGACGTAGCCGGTGGCGGCGTTCACGAACGTCGCAGGAAACGCGTTGATGTCGTGGACGATGCTCGTCACGCGCAGCCGCACACGTGTGCCGCCGGGTGTCTCGGCTGTCACCACGTCTCCTACAGCGTGCGGGGCGACCAGATTGACCGAGCGCTCCAGCACAAGCTCCCCGGCCGCGGGAGGCCACGTGCGCGCCGACTCCACCGTCACGACATCGATCTGCCCGCCCTCGAGATCGGGCACCGCGCGCAGCTGCATGGTGTCCCACCCGGCGGAGGAGACAGCGTCGCTTTGCTCTCCCTTTTCGTAGCGAATCGCGAGCGTTCGCGCGCCCTCGGCAAAACGCACTCCCTCAAACCGCTCGACAGCGCGCACCACGCTTTCATCCAGATCGGACACCGCAAACGTGATGGTGGCGGGCATCGACGCCGAGTAGACCGCGTCGAACTCGCGAATGAGGATGCCGCGTCCGCCCATCACGACAGTGATCGCGAACACGCCCACCGCGATCGAGAGGACCACGAGCAGAGTGCGGAACCGGTGTCCGGCGAGGTCTCGCACGACCTTGCGCCACCGGGGAGCCAGAGCGGCAAGCGGCCCTCTCATGGACCGGAACGCGCGGTCCGTGGGCGGTGCGTCGTCTCCTCGACTATCTCGCCGTCGCTTACCGTGAGTGAACGCCGGACGCGCGAGGCGATATCGGCGTCGTGGGTGACCATGATGATTGTCTTGTGAGCGTCCACCAACTCTTCGAACAGGTGAAACACCGCGTCAGCGGTTTTTGAGTCGAGATTGCCGGTGGGCTCATCGGCAGCCAGGATGGGCGGGTCGTTGGCGAGCGCGCGAGCGATTGCGACGCGCTGTTGCTGACCTCCAGAGAGCGCCGAGGGCAACTTGTAGGCCTGGTCGGTCATCTCGACCTGTTCTAAGAGGCGCATCGCTCGTTCGGGGCGCTCGGCCGGGGAGTGCATCGCGCAGAAGTCCATCGGCAGCATGACGTTTTCTATGGCCGTGAGCGTGGGCAACAGCTGGAAGAACTGAAACACTACGCCGATCGTGCGACCGCGCCACATCGCGAGCTGGTTCTCGTTTAAAGCATGCACAGAAACCCCGTCGATGACCACCTCGCCCGACGTTGGATGGTCGATGCCGGTGATCATGTTGATGAGTGTTGTCTTGCCCGATCCGGACTTTCCCACCAGCCCGATGAACTCGCCGCTACGCACCTCGAGGTCGACACCGCGCAGCGCGGTGAACGGAACCCCTCCGGTGTCGTAGACCTTCACCACACCGCGGAGCGAGACGAGCGGCGTTTCACGGCCGTGGGGTGCATCAGGGACGTTCACGTGCGCAGAAGTCACTCCCTCAAAGGCAGATGCGCCAGACGTCAGATCATCCGGCGGTCGCGGCGCATACGGTACAGCCACCACAATCCGTATGCGAAAACGAGGCCGACTCCGCCGATTACGCCTTTCATCGGCTCGATGTCTTGCGGTCGCGGCTCGCCCCTGGAGATGATCTCAAGTGACGTCGCGTGCACGTCGAACTCGCCGCCGTGCTCCTCGCAGGCGATGTTCACGATACCGGTCACGCGCACGATGTCGCCTGTGTGCCGGTAGTCGCCAAAGTGCTCTATCCTTGCCGCCATCTCATCCGTGACCCAGATGCCGAGACCGACCTCGTCGCCAAGGATGTTCACCCACCTGCCGCCGCCCATCGCTCGCAAGTGCTCGCCTATCGCCTCACCCTCGACCACGATCTCGTGACCGTCGAGCGCGCGGTCTATCTCGACCACCTCGGCAGGGCTGAGTGGGGCATCGAACATGGTGGTCGCCAACGCCGACTGGACGCTACCCAATGTGGCGAGCGCGGCAACAAACGCCAATACACACGCTAACGGCCACCGCATCATCGCGAACGCCACCTCCTCACGTCAAACGCCAAGACCACCTGCGACACGAGCACGAGTACCGCGATAAACTCAAGCCGCCCGGCCCACATCTGAAACATGTACACGAGTTTGAGCCCCGTGGGCATCGTCGCGGACGTAATACCAATCGAAAGTCCCGAGTTCGCCGTTGCGGAGATCGATTCGAACATCGCCTCGGAAGCTCCGTACCCATATGCCGCACCCGCGACACCGCCCACGACGTACGTCACGAGGTAGAGGATGAATACCGTCGCGGCAGCGCCCACCACTTCCGGCTTGAGGACCCTCATGCCGAGATGATGGTAGCGCACCGTCATTGCGGCGCTCTTCGGTGCGATCGCCTGCTTGACGTGAAGAACGATCGATTTAGCGATCACCCCTACGCGCAAAGCCTTGATGCCGCCACCTGTCGACGAGAGCGAGCCCCCTACGGCCATGCCGAGCATGATCGCGATCAATCCCACACCGCTGAAATCATGAATGAACTGGCTCCCGTACACTGTCTGGTGCCCCGCGCTATGTCCCGAGATGACCTGGAACACCCCTTTACGGAAGACCCCATATGCGCTGGTGAAGGTATCCGCGTACGTGAGTCCGATTGCGACAAGCGCCGACCACGCTGTAATGACGAACGCAAGCACGCGAGTCTCGATGTTCTTGCGCAGCTCCCTGCGTGATCCACGCCAGATCTGCGCATGGAGGGCGAAGTTGATCGATCCTGCCATCATGAGAATGAGAGCAAGAGCCTCGATCAGGTAGTGGTGGTAGTACATGAGATTCATCCGCTGCGGCGCGAACCCTCCCGTGTCGAACGCCGCGGCGGCTATCCAGAATCCGTGCAGGAGACTCCTCGCCGGCGACATGCCGATAAACGACATGATCGCGAAGAAGGTTGCCGTACCGAGTGCGACGTAAACCGCGGTAACAACCCAGATGAACCGCGCGGTGTGAACGATGTTGGGAAGAATCCGCTCGTCACGGCCCTCGGCGACGTAGAGTGAGAACGCGCCGCCACGAAGTCCCACCGCGAGCGAGAGGGCGGCGACGACGATCCCCTGTCCTCCGATAAGCTGCATCAGATGCCGCCACATGTTATGGGCGTAGGACATGTGATCGAGGTCGACCGCGACAGTCAGCCCTGAGACCGTCAAACCGCTGATCGCGTCGAAGCACGCGTCGAGGTAGCTCGGATAGTTGTCCGAAAACGCGAGGGGCAGCGCTGCGGCCATAGCGGCGGCGATCCACCCCAGCGCGGTGATTGCGAGCGCGTGCGTGTGATTCATGCGTGAGGGGCGCACCTCGGCGTGCATCAGCGCCATGCCGACGGCGCACGACACTCCAGCTCCCAAGGCGAAATCAAGTGCCGCGTCCCACTCCCGCGCAAGCACTCCCACCACAAGCGGGATGATCATCGCGAGGCCGATACCCGTGACGAGAATCCCAACGAAGTGGAGTATCGTGCGCATGTCCGGGGAGTACAGCCGCACCCACATCGCTGTCGCCTACCGCACCCACGCCACGAACAACACCACGAAGAACATGGCCGCGATGAAGGCGCTCAAAGCCGCAAGTTCGAGTAGCAACCCGCTCAACCAGTGCTGAAGCGGGCTGTGGAAGCGATGTACCCTCATGATCCGCTTTCGCCGCGCGGAACGGTCACGACCTGTTCAGAGTAGCGCACGTGAGGCCGTTGGCGCACGTGGACTCGGTTCCGGCCCTAGCCGCCGCGTCCGTCACGCCTGTGACGGGAGCGGCCTCTGTCTTGCCGCGTCTCAACGTGCGCCGCCTCATCTTTGAGCGCACGGTAGCTCGCCAGGCGTCTCTCGGACAACCTGCCATCCTCGACCGCCTCCCGCAGCGCGCAACCGGGTTCCCGAACGTGACGGCAGTCCGCGAAGCGGCACCGCTCGGCAAGCTGTTCGACGTCAGGAAACGCCGCCGCGATCCCTTCGCCGCCGCTCAGGAGTGCGAGCGCCCTCATCCCCGGCGTGTCGATGAGGATGCTCCCGTCCGCCAGAAAGAACATCTCGCGGGCGACGGTCGTGTGGCGCCCCTTCCCATCCGTTTCGCGCACCGCTGCGGTCTGCTGCACCTCGTCCCCAACCAAACTGTTCACCAGCGTCGATTTCCCAACTCCCGAGGCGCCAAAGAACGCGCCGGATTTGCCCCTTCCAAGGCAAGCCGTGATCGCATCAACGCCCTCTCCCGTAATGGCGCAGGTTACAAGCGTTTCGATACCCAGTGCGACCGCCGAGACCTCGGCGCGCGCAGTCTGAACGTCAGTCGCGAGGTCGGACTTGGTCAACACGACGACCGGCTGCGCGCCGCTCTCCCACGCCAGCACGAGTTCGCGTTCGAGCCGAGCGATGTTGGGCCCTGGACTGAGCGCCTGCACCACGAATGCGACATCGACATTAGCCACCACAACCTGCTCAACCCCTTGCTCACCAGGGTCTTTGCGCGAAAACGCCGAGACGCGCGGTATGATCGCCTCAACTATCGCCAGGTCGTGCCCTTCCGGACGCGCCAGCGCGACCCAGTCGCCGACCACGATCCTCGCGTCACCCAAGTCCCGCAGGTGAGCGGCGGGCTCCGCACGCAGCGGCCCGGTCTCGGTAAGCACCAGCGGCTGTCCTCGATCGACCCGGCTCACGCGACCGGGCACGAAGCCCTTCTCGGCAAGGTGGACGAACAGCTCCTCGAAGTGTCCCGAGAAACCGAGCGCGCTAAGATCACGGGGCGGCTCGGCCCGGGACGCGAGGCCGCCAGGCGCCCCGCTTGCATGTGGCATGATCTTCTCCGGCACATGGGATAGGATACCCGTCACGCCCTCGCCACCAACACCACTGCTGTGTCCGCTCGCAGGTTGGGCCACAGTCGCGCAGAGCGCACGCCACCCACCCGGACATCTGTGATGAGCGGGATTTCGCGCTCTATCGCCCCGCCGTTCCCGGCGACAAAGTCGCGGAAGTCGGTGATCGTCGTGTGATGGATATTGGGCGTGTTGTACCACGTGAACGGTATCGAGCGAGAGACCGGCATGCGGCCCCTCAGGGCAAGGTAACCGCGCACCCGCCAGTGCCCAAAGTTGGGAAACGTCACGACTCCCCGGCGCCCGACTCGAAGCATCTCGCGCAACACGAACGCGGGGCGCCTGACAACCTGCAGTGTCTGGGAGAGCACAACGAAGTCGAATGCGTCGTCACGGTAGCCAGGAAGTCCTTCGTCGAGGTCGATCTGCACCACCGACAGTCCCCGTGCAAGAGCGTTCGCGATGTCTGGCGAACTAAGGTCAACACCGCGCACCGTGCATCCCTTCTCATCGCGAAGGTGCGCCATGAGCGACCCGTCCCCGCAACCCAAATCAAGCACTCGGCTTTCCGGAGGAATCATCTCGCTGATCAGGCGAAGGTCGGACCGGAGCAGCTCTGCCGCGGTCATCAGGCACCACCTCTTCCCTGCGTCTTACGCGCGCGCTCCTCAGCCACGATGCGGGCGAGAAACGGCTCCAAGTAACGTCGCTGCTGCTCTGGCTCGAGCAGAAACGCATCGTGCCCGTACGGGCTTTGAATCTCTGCGAACGAGACTTCCGCATCAGCGGCCTTGAGTGCGTCGACAAGCTCGCGCGCCTGGTACGTGGGGAAGAGCCAGTCGCTTGAAAACGACAGAACGAGCACCCGTGCGCTCATTCCCGCAAGCGCATCGGCCAGCGACGGGTAACCCGCCGAGAGATCAAAATAGTCCATCGCCTTGGTCATGTAGAGATACGTGTTGGCATCGAAGCGCTCGACGAACTTGCGCCCCTGATACGCAAGGTAGCTCTCGACCTCGAACTCCGTGACGAACTCAAACGCGTGCTCCGCGCGATCGCGCAAACGCCGTCCAAACTTGGCGCGCATCGAATCGTCCGAGAGGTACGTGATGTGCCCGATCATGCGCGCGACGGCGAGTCCATGGCTCGGCTGACCGCGTTCATAGTAGTCGCCGTCAGTGAACCCCTGATCGCCAAGAATCGCTGTCCGCCCGACTTCGTTAAACGCTATCGCCTGTGCGGCAAGCCGCCACGTGGTCGCTATCACCGCGACCGAGGCCACCCGGTCAGGGTGCCGTTGCGCCCACCTGAGCGCCTGCATCCCGCCCATCGAACCGCCCACGACACACGCGAGCCGCTCTATGCCAAGCGAATTGAGGAGCGCCGCTTGGACGTCAACCATGTCTTCGATCGTGACGAGCGGGAAACGCAGGCCGTACGGCGAATTGGTGGCGGGATCCGTCGAACCCGGCCCAGTGGTGCCTGAGCACCCTCCGAGAACATTCGCGCAGATCACGAAGTACCGCTCCGTGTCGATCGCCTTGCCGGGGCCAACAACCGGTTCCCACCAGCCCGGACGCACCTCGCCGAAGCGGTCCGGACCGTTCGCGACGTGAGCGTCACCGGAAAGCGCGTGACACACCAAGACGGCATTCGCTCTCATCTCGTCAAGCGTGCCAAATGTCTCATACGCCACCGCCAC
This region of Clostridiales bacterium genomic DNA includes:
- a CDS encoding DUF3365 domain-containing protein, translating into MGGVFSTITGKVLVATLAILIVTVAFAGVQSADTIRVQQRHLALSVASSYVDKIVVTRRWVSEHAGVYVLQSADVTPNPYLPEDERTLELPDGTVLVRVNPAYFVRLTDEWLVRQTGISARVVGLEPLNPDNAADRWEREAIESAASTDDERHLLTERDGAEVLRFARPLAVEAACVNCHDEWAGAVGSIRGALSVTMPYGPFAVSASELIRRSWIQIGLLGLLATGMTVALGGMALVAERRLRASNHALERAVDVLEEQSAAKTQLLATVSHELRTPLNSIIGFSGILSMGLAGTLTPEQRTQVGIINSESKHLLALINDILDLSKFEAGRIVLVAEEFDANEVLDSVAGIVRPLAEERGLALRVAPAAGEAVLYSDRRRVEQVLINVAANAVKYTDSGFVALAVVTGEHGVDFVVEDTGAGITPGEADALFAHAHRLDGGLPRLKGQGLGLMISRTLAGLLGGEISVRSSPGCGSIVTFRVAHRLPHPPPDIAG
- a CDS encoding response regulator, yielding MRRAVVLAIDDDLEMAGLMEMVLETAGFIVETAPSVFEGMKTIARIQPDVVLLDIMMPGVNGWQLCEALRENASTAAIPVVFVTALGGAHDRETAEKAGAAGYITKPFSNDGLVAEVRRHLPR
- a CDS encoding DUF554 domain-containing protein, producing MADRRERGVNVLGSGVLVNVLAVLVGSAIGLMFGGVITERFRAIAFSGIGLATIVIGASMAIGGLADLGTNGMGPYAALVLVGSLVVGALLGEALRIEHRLEHFGHFLQRIAHRVPFLAPGRAEQPGEKAHTLVEGFVTASLLFCVGAMTILGSIKDGLGDPSLLYLKALLDGIAAIALATTLGVGVALSAIPILVIQGSVALGAHAIEPFVTEAVINAIQATGGALIFAIGLDLARIKRLPVGNMLPAIIIAAVLTGFLT
- a CDS encoding NYN domain-containing protein; protein product: MLYVIDGYNVTRSDPATRDLPLDRQRDALIARLRARGAELLGRGRIVVVFDAERATGAPAAPNMEPVEVVFARRGSADDEIVRIIQGAAARETVTVVTSDNALVARARTHGGGRVRIRARDVVFDAGGRGRARIGPKRYPASGAGIPAGGNAITAELKELWLTEESEE
- a CDS encoding PQQ-dependent sugar dehydrogenase → MPHVIRAILTTALFATLLGCAGPAEPPTIVDPSTPSAPEGPSTPPESSRLEDLKIDFVLVADGFDQPLYVTGAGDGSGRLFVAEKTGALWTVRDGEIDDTPFLDLRGRVSTESELGLLGVAFTPDFAASGVVYVSYTDLSHASVLSRFDSDGVTADPNSERVLLRVEQPYANHNGGGIAFGPDGMLYLGLGDGGSAGDPLRAGQDLSTPLGKMLRIDVGATGAWSTQAGVPADNPFVDVAGADPLIWSYGLRNPWRFSFDRETGDLWIGDVGQNALEEVNFQPAASQGGENWGWSLFEGTDPFPPDRDVTENRDAFAWPLVEYRHPTGKSVTGGYVYRGDAFPLMRGVYLYGDFVTGRVWGVARGPDGPETRELATTEMAISSFGEDDEGELYVVDFQGGLYRVEAR
- a CDS encoding pyridoxal-phosphate dependent enzyme, with the protein product MKLPLFERFPGIAALPRVELCDLPTPVANGADILPLDEDAEEIWPVHGLWVKRDDLTNAIYGGNKVRKLEFLLGQAKAQGRAAVLTFGAYGSNHALATAVHARALGLEPHVVLSPQAPGPFAAATLRAHAALGTVIHPIDGWDGRREAVLARRGLARRDGVEPYVIPMGGTNSLGTIGYVNAAFEVAAQVRELDLGAIAFALGDFVAPDVVYVAGGTLGTAVGLAIGFAALERAGARMAPQVLAIRVTPGEVANEPFAEKLAAETIMLMRSLDSAFPELTFADLRLELRHEFFDPGYGVPTSESIEAVKLAGAAGVKLETTYTGKAFAALMADTKSGRLQGARDHVLFWDTYHSGPMPPAGPVEALPPPLQAYVAECDRLFGAPAGG